DNA sequence from the Chryseobacterium turcicum genome:
CCTTTCCAGCAGAAGAAAGGCGAGAATGGCCTCAGTTTATAAAACTGTTTGACCATCCGAATGTAAAAATAATTTCTGTCTTAAATCATTCTGAAAATATCGGTTACCTTATTATTTGGGAATTAACAAACTATGTTTTTGTGGAACATTTTGAGGTTTTTGCTGAATTCAGAAATCAAAAATTGGGCTCACACATTACTGATTATTTGTTTAAAAATTATCCTAGAATTATTTTGGAAATAGAGCCAGAAGATTTAAATGAAGATGCTAAACGACGTTTTTCGTTTTATAAGAGAAACGGTTTTAATCTAATTGACGAAACTTACGTACAGCCAAGTTATGGTGAAGGTAAAAAAAGTCTTCCGCTCTGGCTACTTGCCAACTACACTCCGGAAAATCTGAAAGAAGTGAAAGATGAAATTTATGATATTGTTTATCATTAAAAATATACAATCCAAAGTTATCTACTT
Encoded proteins:
- a CDS encoding GNAT family N-acetyltransferase, whose amino-acid sequence is MEFLQITSHDDYRVEQIFKSYSTTFPAEERREWPQFIKLFDHPNVKIISVLNHSENIGYLIIWELTNYVFVEHFEVFAEFRNQKLGSHITDYLFKNYPRIILEIEPEDLNEDAKRRFSFYKRNGFNLIDETYVQPSYGEGKKSLPLWLLANYTPENLKEVKDEIYDIVYH